One window of Pleurodeles waltl isolate 20211129_DDA chromosome 3_1, aPleWal1.hap1.20221129, whole genome shotgun sequence genomic DNA carries:
- the LOC138285505 gene encoding uncharacterized protein, producing MSPIMSVFVLWFCYIFLAYLSLYLSFTFLRSLLTSDSEKQKVTARIRRKRRRRGRTRLSTRMTFQRKSAH from the coding sequence ATGTCTCCTATCATGAGTGTCTTTGTCCTGTGGTTCTGCTATATTTTTCTTGCTTACCTCTCCCTGTATCTCTCCTTTACTTTCCTGCGCAGCTTGCTCACTTCAGACAGCGAAAAACAAAAAGTGACGGCTCGCATCCGCAGAAAAAGACGTCGAAGAGGAAGGACCCGCCTATCCACTCGCATGACTTTCCAACGCAAAAGTGCGCATTAG